The window GCTCGGATCGGGGCAGCGGAACTCGACCCGCTTCGCCTTCGGGCTCGGGCTGTACATCGGAATGCGACAGCACGCCGAGCGATTGCGCTGCGAGTAGGCCAGGTTCACTGGGGCCTCGTAGCCCGGCACCAACCGCTTGTAGCTGTTGGTCGTCGGGTTCGAGAAGGCGAGGATCGACGGGGCATGCTTGAGCACGCCGCCGATCGCGTGAATCGCCATTTCGCTTAGGCCGGCATAGCCGCCGCCGGCGAAGAGCGGATTGCCGCCCTTCCAGAACGAGAAGTGGGTGTGCATGCCCGAGCCGTTATCGCCGAACAGCGGCTTTGGCATGAAGGTGACCGTTTTGTTGTGCTTCTTGGCCACGAGCTTGAGCACATACTTGTAGACGAGCACGCTGTCGGCCATTTTCACCAGCGGCTGGAACCGCATGTCGATTTCCGATTGCCCGGCCGTGGCCACCTCGTGGTGCTGGGCCTCGATGTCGATGCCGCAGTCGATGAGCGTCTGCATCATCTCGTTGCGGATGTCCATCATCTGGTCGGCCGGGGGCACCGGAAAGTAGCCTTCTTTGTAGCGGAGCTTGTTGCTGAGGTTCGGGCTTTCGACCCGGCCGCGGTTCCATTCCCCTTCGATGCTGTCGATGTGGTAGTAGCCTTCGTGTGCGTTCTGGTCGAACCGCACGTCGTCGAAGATAAAGAACTCAAGCTCCGGACCCATATAGGCCGCGTCGGCAATGCCCGTGCTCTTGAGATAGTTGACCGACTTGCGGGCGATGTTCCGCGGGTCGCGGCTGTAATCCTCGCGCGTGATCGGATCCTGGATGTTGCAGACCATGACCAACGTGGGCAGGGTCGTGAACGGATCGAGAAACGCCGTATCCGGCTCGGGCACGACGAGCATGTCGCTCTCGTTGATGGCCTGCCAGCCGCGGATGCTGGAGCCATCGAAGCCGAGGCCGTTTTCGAACACGTCTTCATCGAGCTTATTCACCGGGACGGTGAAGTGCTGCCAGATTCCGGGGAAATCCATGAACCGCAGATCAACCGCCTTGACGTCCTTTTCACGGCACAGCGCCAATACCTCTTTAGGCTTCACAGCGAGTCCCCTTTCCACAAAAGATTTTCAAAAGCTCGTTCGACAACATTGCCGACGACTCGACGCCCGACGCGGGCCTGAAGGCGGCGATGCCGCACCGAAC is drawn from Pirellulales bacterium and contains these coding sequences:
- the glnA gene encoding type I glutamate--ammonia ligase → MKPKEVLALCREKDVKAVDLRFMDFPGIWQHFTVPVNKLDEDVFENGLGFDGSSIRGWQAINESDMLVVPEPDTAFLDPFTTLPTLVMVCNIQDPITREDYSRDPRNIARKSVNYLKSTGIADAAYMGPELEFFIFDDVRFDQNAHEGYYHIDSIEGEWNRGRVESPNLSNKLRYKEGYFPVPPADQMMDIRNEMMQTLIDCGIDIEAQHHEVATAGQSEIDMRFQPLVKMADSVLVYKYVLKLVAKKHNKTVTFMPKPLFGDNGSGMHTHFSFWKGGNPLFAGGGYAGLSEMAIHAIGGVLKHAPSILAFSNPTTNSYKRLVPGYEAPVNLAYSQRNRSACCRIPMYSPSPKAKRVEFRCPDPS